In the Rubrivivax gelatinosus IL144 genome, AGCTCGGCAAGCGCAAGCCGCTGGTCTTCGTGCTGGTGCCGATCGCCGCGGCCAGCCTGATCAGCATCGCCTGGCTGCAGGACGTGAACCAGGTCATCGCCGCGATCTGCGTCTACGGCTTCTTCGGCAAGCTGGCGCTGGACCCGGTGCTGATCGCCACCGTCGCCGACAACACGCCCAAGGAGAACTACGGCACGGCCTTCGGCATCTTCAACTTCGTCGGCATGAGCTCGTCGATCCTGGCACCGACGATCGCCGGCTTCGTCTCCGACGCCACCGGCAGCCTGGCCGCCAACTTCTACATCTCCGCCGCGGTGCTCGCGGCCGGGATGATCGGCATGAGCTTCCTGCGCGAAGCTCCGAAACAGGCCGCTGCGGCGTGATCGTCGTGCCCGGTGCGGGCCGCCGGTCCCGGCCGCCCCGCACCGAGCCCCCTGCGACGGAGTAAACGATGACTGCCCCGATCTATCCCAAGCCGCTGCCGACCCGCGCGATCGACCGTCGCGTCGGCATCCCGGGCTGGTGGATCACCGTGTTCCTGTTCTGGCTCGGCTGGATCTTCATGTACGCCGACCGCACCGTGCTGAACCCGGTCATGAAGGACATCCAGACCGAGTTCGGCCTCAGCGCGACGCAGCTCGGTCTGGTCAGCAGTTCGTTCTTCCTGTCGTACGCGGTGCTGCAGATCCCGGCCGGCGTGCTCGGCGACCGCATCGGCCGCAAGAAGGTGCTGGTGCCCGGCTTCGTGCTGTTCGGCGTGCTGACGGCGGTCACCGGCGTCGTGCGCTCGTACTGGGAACTGCTGCTGGCGCGCATCGGCACCGGCGCCGCCGAAGGCACCTACTACGGCCCGCAGTTCGGCATCAGCGCCGAGCAGATCCCCGCCGCGCACCGCTCGCTGGGCATGGCGCTGATCAACTCGGGCATGGCCTTCGGCATCGCGCTCGGGCTGATGGCCTCGAGCTGGGTGGCGCACACGCTGGAGCTGGGCTGGCGCACGCCGTTCTATTTCATGGCCGTGCCGACCATCGTCACCGGGCTGCTGATCGCCTGGCTGATCAAGGAGAACCCGCGCCGCCCCGGCGCGCTGGCCGAGGCCCACACGCGCTCGTTCACCTCGCTGCTGAGGAACCGCAACCTGCTGGTCACCTACGTGATGGTGTTCTGCTCGCTGTTCGGCTTCTTCATGATCCTCACCTGGCTGCCGTACTACCTGCAGACCGAACGCGGCATCCCGGTCAAGGAGATCGGCAACGTCAGCTCGCTGGTGGCCTGGGTGTCGATCCCCGGCGGCCTGCTGTTCGCGCGCATCTCCGACAAGCTCGGCCGGCGCAAGCCGCTGGTCTTCGTGCTGGTGCCGATCGCCGTCGCCAGCCTGATCAGCATCGCCTGGCTGCAGGACGTGAACCAGGTGATCGTCGCGATCTGCGTCTACGGCTTCTTCGGCAAGCTGGCGCTGGACCCGGTGCTGATCGCCACCGTCGCCGACAACGCCCCCGAGGCGCGCTACGGCACGGCCTACGGCATCTACAACTTCGTCGGCATGTGCTCGTCGATCGTCGCGCCGACGATCGCCGGCTTCGTCTCCGACGCCACCGGCAGCCTGGCCGCCAACTTCTACATCTCCGCCGCCGTGCTGGCCTTCGGCATGGCGTGCATGGCCCTGCTGCGCGAGCGCCCCGGCGCGCGCGCCTGAACCCGATCCACGAAAGGATTCCCCATGTTGCACTGCTTCATCCTGAAAGGCAGTTTCCAGGACTCCGTCACCTTGATGGTGCTGTCGCGCGACCTGTCGGCGCTGCCCGGCGTCGCCAAGGCCTCGGTGATGATGGGCACGCCCGCCAACAAGGACGTGTTCCGCGAGACCGGCCTGTGGCACGACACGCTGGACGAGGCCACGCCCAGCGACGTCTGCGTCATCGTCGACTGCGAGGACGCGGCGCGTGCCGCCGGCGTGCTCGAGGAGCTGAAGACGCGGCTGGCCGACGTCGCCAAGAGCCGGCGCGCCTCGGGCTACCCGGTGGCGCGCAGCTGGCGCCGGGCGCGCCAGCTGGTGCCCGACGCCAACGTCGCGCTGGTCTCGGTGGCCGGCCACTACGCCGCCGACGTCGCGCGCCAGGCGCTGGACGACGGCTGCCACGTGATGATGTTCTCCGACAACGTGCCGGTCGAGGCCGAGGTCGAGCTCAAGCTCGCGGCGCGCCGCCGCGGCCTGATCGTCATGGGCCCGGACTGCGGCACCTCGGTCATCGGCGGCGTGCCGCTGGCCTTCGCCAACCGCATGCCCAAGGGGCCGATCGCGGTGATCGGCGCCTCGGGCACCGGCATCCAGGAGATCTGCTCGCAGATCGCCGCACGCGGCGCCGGCATCACGCACGCCATCGGCCTGGGCGGCCGCGACCTGTCGGCGGCGGTGGGCGGCATCAGCGCGCTGACGGCGATCGACTTCGTCGCCGCCGACGCCGCCAGCCGCGTCGTCGTCTTCGTCTCCAAGCCGCCGGCGCCGGAAGTCAAGGCGCGCGTGCTGGCCGCGCTCAAGCTGATGCAGCGGCCGGTGGTCGCGCTCTTCCTCGGTGACCGCCAGGCCGCGCGCCGCGACGGCAACGTGCACTTCGCGCAGACGCTGGACGGCGCCGCGGCGCTGGCGGTGGACCTGGCCAACGTCGACTCGCAGGCCTCGCACCAGCCTTCGGCCGCCGGCCTGGGCATCTGCGGCCTGTACACCGGCGGCACGCTGGCCGCCGAGGCGGCGCAGCTGCTGGCCGACGCGCTGGGGCTGCACGCCGACGAGACGCACGCCGAGGGCTACATGCTGCGCAGCGGCGGCCACCGCGTCATCGACCTCGGCGACGACCTCTACACCCGCGGCCGGCCGCACCCGATGATCGACCCGACGCTGCGCAACGAGATGATCCGCGCGCTCGCCGACGAGCCCACCTACGGCGTGCTGCTGCTCGACGTCGTGCTCGGCTACGGCGCCAACGCCGACCCGGCCGGCGTCACCGCACGCGCCGTCGCCGAGATGCGCGCTGCACGCGGCGGCGCGCCGATCACGGTCATCGCCACGCTGACCGGCACCGACCAGGACCCGCAGGACCGCGCCAGCCAGGCCGCGAAGCTGGAGGAGGCCGGCATCGTGATCGCCGAGAGCACGCGCACCGCGGTCGAGCTGGCGCTGCGCCTGGTGCAGCCGCCGGTGGCCGGCATCGGCGCGCCGCCGCCGCTGCTGGCCGCGCCGCCGGCGATCGTGAACATCGGCCTGCGCGGCTTCGCCGACGAACTGCAGGCCGGCGGCACGAACGTCGTCCATTACCTCTGGGAACCGATCGCGGGCGGCAATCAACGCCTGCAGCGGCTGGTCGCCGCACTGCAATGACGAAACGGAGCGATTCCATGTACGAAACCATCAACGAAGCCAACGAAGCCGTCCTCAACGAGATCAAGCGTGCGCGGCCCCGCCTCGTCGACGTGCGTCCTGCCGCCGACTGCATCCCGGTGCTGCGCGAAGGCAGGACGCTGCTGCACGCCGGCCCGCCGAGCGCCTGGGCCGACATGACCGGCCCGATGCAGGGCGCGGTGCTGGGCGCGGCGATGTTCGAAGGCTGGGCGCGCGACGCCGAAGAGGCCGAACGCCTGGCCGCCAGCGGTGAGATCCGCTTCACGCCCTGCCACGACCACTCGGCCGTCGGCCCGATGGGCGGCATCACCTCGGCGTCTATGCCGGTGCTGGTGGTGCTCAACGAGGTCCAGGGCAACACCGCCTTCTGCAACCTCAACGAAGGCATCGGCAAGGTGATGCGCTTCGGCGCCTTCGAAGGCGAGGTGCAGACCCGCCTGGCCTGGATGCGCGACGTGCTCGGCCCGGTGCTGTCGCAGGCGCTGGGCATGGTGCCCGGCGGCATCGACCTGTCGGTGCTGATGGCGCAGGCGATCACGATGGGCGACGAGTTCCACCAGCGCAACATCGCCGCCTCGGCGCTGCTGCTCAAGCTGCTGGCGCCGGACATCGCCGCCTGCGAGGCCAGCACCCAGCACAAGGAGGAGGTGCTGCGTTTCCTCGGCCGCACCGACCAGTTCTTCCTCAACGTCGCGATGGCCTATTGCAAGTGCGTGATGGACGCCGGCGCGGCGATCGAGGCCGGCAGCATCGTCACCGCGATGACGCGCAACGGCCGCGACTTCGGCATCCGCGTCAGCGGCACCGGCAAGCGCTGGTTCACGGCGCCGGTCAACACGCCGGCGGGCCTCTTCTTCACCGGCTTCAGCCAGGACGACGCCAACCCCGACATCGGCGACTCGGCGATCACCGAGACGCTGGGCATCGGCGGCGCGGCGATGATCGCCGCCCCGGGCGTCACGCGTTTCGTCGGCGCCGGCGGCTTCAGCGACGCGCTGGAGACCAGCGAGGAGATGCGCGAGATCTACGTCGACAGCTCGCCGATGTTCCAGATCCCGACCTGGGACTTCCAGGCCGCCTGCCTGGGGCTGGATGTGCGCCGCGTCGTCGAGACCGGCATCACGCCGGTCATCAACACCGGCATCGCGCACCGCAAGGCCGGCATCGGCCAGGTCGGCGCCGGCACCGTGCGGCCGCCGCGCGGCTGCTTCGAGAAGGCGCTGGAGGCGGTGGCCGAGACCGTCGGCGTCGCCGTCGACTGAGGGCCGGGCGAAGGCGGCGCGACGATCACCCTGCGCATCATGAGCACCGCCTTCGCCCCCCGCTCGACCGTGCTGGCGCTCAGCGAGGCGGCGGCGCGCGCGCTGGACGGCCGCGTCGCCACCGTCGTGGCGCTGCACCGACGCGGCTTGAGCGTCGTGCTGCCCGGCGGCGAGCCGATCTTCGTCGGCCCGCCGGGCGCCGGCCTGCTGCCGCTGCACGTCGTCGTGCGTCGCGAGGCGTTCGAAGCGCTGCGCGGCCTGGGCGTCGGCGCCCGCCTGCGCTGGGACCTGGCGGGCGCGCGGCGCTGGCGCCTGGGCCTGGGCGGCCGCCTTGCGCTGCCGGCGCTCGACGCCGGCGTGGCGCGGCTGGCGGCCGGGCTGCGCGCCCGGCCGCCCGGCAACGGCATCGGCGGCAGCCAGGCCGAGGTGCTGGCCGGCGACGGCCTCGTGCGCCGGGCCTTGCAGGCCGCGGCCGACGGCACCGCGGCGCCGGCCTTGGTGCGCCTCGTCGGCCGCGGCGCCGGGTCGACACCGGCCGGCGACGACGTGCTGATCGGCGCGCTGGCCCACGGCTGGCTCGTCGACGGCGCCGACAGCGCCTTGCGCCGGGCGCTGCTGCCGCAGCGCGAGGCGCTGGGCGCGCTGACCACGCCGCTGGGCGCGGCCTATCTGCGCCGCGCGCTCGACGGCGTCTTCGGCAGCCACCTGATCCAGCTCTGCCGGGCGCTGCCGGGCGCCGACGAGCGCCTGGACCGCCGTGCCGGGCGCGTGGCGCAGCACGGCGCCAGTTCCGGCATCGACACGCTGCTCGGCTTCGTCGCCGCGCACGAACTGCGCCGCTAACATCGACCGCTCCGTCCAGACCCCCGTCCGGCGCTGTCCGCGGCGCCGGGCGCGACCCGCCGATTCCCCGTGTCCCGCTCCCCGAACCTGGACCCCGAAGCCCTGCGCACCTTCGTCGCGGTCGCCCAGCTGCGCAGTTTTTCCGCCGCCGCCGACCTGCTGCACAAGACGACCTCGGCGATCTCCTACCGCATCAAGTCGCTGGAGGACAGCGCCGGCGTGCCGCTGCTGCAGCGCACCACGCGCACCGTGACGCTGACGCCCGCCGGCGAGGTGCTGCTGACGCGGGCCAGCCAGATCTTCGACTGGATGCAGAGCCTGCCGCGCGAGCTGGAGCAGGCCAACGCCGGCGTCGAGTCGGAGCTGGTCATCGTCGTCAACAACCTGCTGCACGACAGCGCCGCGATGTCCGAGCTGCTGGCGCACCTGCACGAGCGTTTCCCGTACACGACGATCAAGGTGCGCTTCGGCGTCTACATGGGCGTCTGGGACGAGCTGGTGCACAACGGCGCGCGCATCGGCATCGGCGCACCGGGTTTCCACACCATCAACGACGACTTCGCCACCTTGCCGCTGGGCGAGATCCGCTGGGTGTTCGTCGTCGCGCCCAGCCATCCGCTGGCGCGCCAGCGCGAGCCGCTGGGCAACGACGCGCTGCGGCCGTACCCGGCGGTCAACGTCGAGGACACCTCGCAGCGCATGAAGAAGCGCACCGCCTGGCGGCTGCCGGGCCAGCAGGAGCTGCTGGTGCCCGACCTGGCGACCAAGATCGCCTGCCACGAACGCGGCCTGGGCGTCGGCTTCCTGCCGGCGGCGAGGGCGCGCGCGGCGCTGCGCGCCGGCACGCTGGTCGAGCGCACGGTGAGTTATCCGCGTTCGTCGTCGCCGCTGTCGCTGGCCTGGCCGACGCAGGGTGCCGGCGCCGTCACGGCCCACATCCGCGAGCTGTTCGCGACGCGCGATCGGCTCGCGCTGCCGTTCCTGAGCCCGCTCGCGCCGCCGGCCGAAACCGTGCCCGCGGCCGCCGAGGGCGAGGAGCCGCAGGCCCCGGCCGGCTCGTCCTGACGCGGCCTCAGCGCCGGGCCTCGGCCCAGTCGCGGCGCAGCAGCCCGTAGATCGCGCTGTCCGAGACCTCGCCGTCGACGACCCAGCGCTCGCGCAGCAGGCCTTCGAGCTGGAAGCCCAGGCGGCGCAGCGTCGCCGCCGACGCTTCGTTGCGCGGGTCGATGTCGGCTTCGACGCGGTTCAGCTCCAGCAGCTCGAAGCCGTAGCGCAGCAGCGCCTGCAGCGCCTCGTGCATGTAGCCCCGGCCCCAGGCGGCGTGGGCGAGTGCGTAGCCCATCTCGGCGCGGCGGCAGCCGGCGACGATGTCGAACAGCGTGCACTGGCCGATCAGCGCGCCGTCGTCGCGGCGCTCGATGCCCAGCCGCAGATGGCGGCCGCTGTCGAGCGCACGCAGGTCGGACTCGATCGCCTCGTCGGCCTGCGCCGTCGAGGTCCACGGCGGCGTGCTCCAGTAGCGCATCACGCGCGGGTCCGAGAAGATCGCGAAGACCGCCTCGGCGTCGTCGGCGCGGTAGGGGCGCAGCGTCAGGCGTTCGGTCTGCAGCGGCAGCGCCGGGAAGTGCGTCATGGCTGCGTCATCGGCGGCTCAGGTCTTGCGATCCGCCGGGTGGTGCACGCCGTCGCTGACCGGCACGTTCTCGATCAGGAAGGGGTCGATGCCTTCCAGGCAGCCGACGTTGTAGCCGTACTGGTCGGGGCGCGAGCGCCGCTGGTGGTGGGTGTAGATGCCGCAGCGCGAGCAGAAGAAGTGCTTCGCGACGCGGGTGTTGAACTGGTAGAGCGACAGCATGTCTTCGCCCTGCACGATCCGGATCGCGTCCAGCGGCACCGAACCGACGACGGCGCTCTTGCGCCGGCACATCGAGCAGTTGCAGCGCCGCGGGTCGACGATGCCGTCGGGCAGGTGCAACTCGAGCACCACCGCGCCGCAATGGCAGGACAGCCGGTGCCGGGGCTGGACCGGCACGCCGCCGACGGACTTGATCATCTGCTGGTCTCCGGGCTGGACGGGGTGGCGGTCATCATAGGGCCCGGCCGCCAGGACCGTCGCCGAACGCTGAACCCCAGCGTGCTCGTTCACGGCGCCTTCGCCTCACCGCGCTGCAGCCGCCGCACCTCGCGGGCCGACGACGTGGCCGCGCGCGCCGCCATGCCCGGAGGCCGCAGCTCAGGCGCGCGCGGCGTGCAGCTCGCCGAGCAGGTCGACGAAACGCGCCACCTTGGCCGGCCGGAAGCGCGAGGCCGGATAGACGGCGTGGATGCCGCCGGAGGGCAGCGTCCAGCCGGGCAGCAGCTGCACCAGGCGGCCTTCGGCCAGCGCCTGGGCCACCGTGTAGTCGGGCAGCACCGAGACGCCGGCGCCCAGGCTGACGGCGGCCAGCACCGCCGGCGTCGCGTC is a window encoding:
- a CDS encoding MFS transporter, which produces MTAPIYPKPLPTRAIDRRVGIPGWWITVFLFWLGWIFMYADRTVLNPVMKDIQTEFGLSATQLGLVSSSFFLSYAVLQIPAGVLGDRIGRKKVLVPGFVLFGVLTAVTGVVRSYWELLLARIGTGAAEGTYYGPQFGISAEQIPAAHRSLGMALINSGMAFGIALGLMASSWVAHTLELGWRTPFYFMAVPTIVTGLLIAWLIKENPRRPGALAEAHTRSFTSLLRNRNLLVTYVMVFCSLFGFFMILTWLPYYLQTERGIPVKEIGNVSSLVAWVSIPGGLLFARISDKLGRRKPLVFVLVPIAVASLISIAWLQDVNQVIVAICVYGFFGKLALDPVLIATVADNAPEARYGTAYGIYNFVGMCSSIVAPTIAGFVSDATGSLAANFYISAAVLAFGMACMALLRERPGARA
- the fdrA gene encoding acyl-CoA synthetase FdrA gives rise to the protein MLHCFILKGSFQDSVTLMVLSRDLSALPGVAKASVMMGTPANKDVFRETGLWHDTLDEATPSDVCVIVDCEDAARAAGVLEELKTRLADVAKSRRASGYPVARSWRRARQLVPDANVALVSVAGHYAADVARQALDDGCHVMMFSDNVPVEAEVELKLAARRRGLIVMGPDCGTSVIGGVPLAFANRMPKGPIAVIGASGTGIQEICSQIAARGAGITHAIGLGGRDLSAAVGGISALTAIDFVAADAASRVVVFVSKPPAPEVKARVLAALKLMQRPVVALFLGDRQAARRDGNVHFAQTLDGAAALAVDLANVDSQASHQPSAAGLGICGLYTGGTLAAEAAQLLADALGLHADETHAEGYMLRSGGHRVIDLGDDLYTRGRPHPMIDPTLRNEMIRALADEPTYGVLLLDVVLGYGANADPAGVTARAVAEMRAARGGAPITVIATLTGTDQDPQDRASQAAKLEEAGIVIAESTRTAVELALRLVQPPVAGIGAPPPLLAAPPAIVNIGLRGFADELQAGGTNVVHYLWEPIAGGNQRLQRLVAALQ
- a CDS encoding YlbE family protein; amino-acid sequence: MYETINEANEAVLNEIKRARPRLVDVRPAADCIPVLREGRTLLHAGPPSAWADMTGPMQGAVLGAAMFEGWARDAEEAERLAASGEIRFTPCHDHSAVGPMGGITSASMPVLVVLNEVQGNTAFCNLNEGIGKVMRFGAFEGEVQTRLAWMRDVLGPVLSQALGMVPGGIDLSVLMAQAITMGDEFHQRNIAASALLLKLLAPDIAACEASTQHKEEVLRFLGRTDQFFLNVAMAYCKCVMDAGAAIEAGSIVTAMTRNGRDFGIRVSGTGKRWFTAPVNTPAGLFFTGFSQDDANPDIGDSAITETLGIGGAAMIAAPGVTRFVGAGGFSDALETSEEMREIYVDSSPMFQIPTWDFQAACLGLDVRRVVETGITPVINTGIAHRKAGIGQVGAGTVRPPRGCFEKALEAVAETVGVAVD
- a CDS encoding DUF2877 domain-containing protein codes for the protein MSTAFAPRSTVLALSEAAARALDGRVATVVALHRRGLSVVLPGGEPIFVGPPGAGLLPLHVVVRREAFEALRGLGVGARLRWDLAGARRWRLGLGGRLALPALDAGVARLAAGLRARPPGNGIGGSQAEVLAGDGLVRRALQAAADGTAAPALVRLVGRGAGSTPAGDDVLIGALAHGWLVDGADSALRRALLPQREALGALTTPLGAAYLRRALDGVFGSHLIQLCRALPGADERLDRRAGRVAQHGASSGIDTLLGFVAAHELRR
- the allS gene encoding HTH-type transcriptional activator AllS; the protein is MSRSPNLDPEALRTFVAVAQLRSFSAAADLLHKTTSAISYRIKSLEDSAGVPLLQRTTRTVTLTPAGEVLLTRASQIFDWMQSLPRELEQANAGVESELVIVVNNLLHDSAAMSELLAHLHERFPYTTIKVRFGVYMGVWDELVHNGARIGIGAPGFHTINDDFATLPLGEIRWVFVVAPSHPLARQREPLGNDALRPYPAVNVEDTSQRMKKRTAWRLPGQQELLVPDLATKIACHERGLGVGFLPAARARAALRAGTLVERTVSYPRSSSPLSLAWPTQGAGAVTAHIRELFATRDRLALPFLSPLAPPAETVPAAAEGEEPQAPAGSS
- a CDS encoding GNAT family N-acetyltransferase, encoding MTHFPALPLQTERLTLRPYRADDAEAVFAIFSDPRVMRYWSTPPWTSTAQADEAIESDLRALDSGRHLRLGIERRDDGALIGQCTLFDIVAGCRRAEMGYALAHAAWGRGYMHEALQALLRYGFELLELNRVEADIDPRNEASAATLRRLGFQLEGLLRERWVVDGEVSDSAIYGLLRRDWAEARR
- a CDS encoding GFA family protein is translated as MIKSVGGVPVQPRHRLSCHCGAVVLELHLPDGIVDPRRCNCSMCRRKSAVVGSVPLDAIRIVQGEDMLSLYQFNTRVAKHFFCSRCGIYTHHQRRSRPDQYGYNVGCLEGIDPFLIENVPVSDGVHHPADRKT